DNA sequence from the Caldivirga sp. genome:
CACTAGATTACTCGATGGTTACCTCATCATTAGGGCAACTAGAACTGGGGAGTTCAGGTTAATAGCTCAGATTGCTAAGTTGGCTAGGGAGGCCCAGGCAGCTAGGTTACCTATACAGTCAATTGTGGATAAGGTGTCAGCCTACTTCACCTGGGTTATCATAGCGGTAGCCGTAGCAACATTCACAGCCTGGCTTAGCCTAAGGGCACCACTCTACCTAGCGGTCCTGCACATGGCCTCCGTCCTAGTTGTGGCTTGCCCATGCGCCCTCGGCCTAGCCACACCCATGTCCATAATGGTTGGTGTGAATAGGGCTGCCCAGGAGGGGGTTTTGGTGAAGAGGGGTGAGGCCCTTGAGAAGCTTAATAGAGTCAGGGTTATTGCCTTCGATAAGACTGGAACACTCACTGAGGGTGAGCCAAGGGTTGTTAAGGCCATGATGGATAAGGAGCATTTAACATTAGCCGCATCAGCGGAATACCCATCTAGCCACCCATTAGCTAAAGCTATTGTTAAGTACGCTGAATCAGTGGGTGTTAAGCCAATTAACGTTAGTGAGTTTAACCAACTTGAGGGTATGGGGGTTATTGCGGTGGTTGAGGGTAAGAGTGTTGGAGTTGGTAATGCTAGGTTAATTGAGGGTATGGAGGCTAAGGTTAACCCTGAGTTTACGCGATTGGCGGAGACTATTGGAAGTGAAGGATACACACCACTCTTCGTGGTGGTTGATGGGGAAGTTAAGGGGATGATAGTGGTTGGTGACCCATTGAGAGCTAATGCCCCTGAGGTAATTAAGGAGATTAAGGAATTAGGCCTAAGAACAGTAATGATTACCGGTGATGCTGAGGGACCAGCGTATGCAGTGGCTAAGGTACTGGGTATTGATGAGGTTTACGCAGGCCTAATGCCTAGTGATAAGTCTAAGGTGGTTAGGGATCTTAAGGCTAAGTATGGTTCAGTGGCTGTGGTTGGAGATGGGGTAAATGACGCTGTTGCCCTTAATGAGGCAGACGTAGGCATAGCTATGGGTACAGGTAGTGACGTAGCTAAGGAAGCTGGGGATGCAGTGCTAGTTCTGGGTGAGCTTAAGGCTGTTCCAAGGCTCGTAAAATTGTCGAAGGCAGTTGTGAGTAACATTAAGTTCAACATAACTTACGCCTTCGCCTACAATACAGTACTGGTACCGGTGGCAGCTGGGCTAATACCCGGCTTAACCCTGAGACCAGAATTAGCAGGCTTGGCCATGGCGCTAAGTAGCTTAACGGTAACATTAAACGCCTATTCAATTAGGTTACGTAGGATTTAATGCTGAGATTAGGTATTTGCCTTCCCTGAATGTGACTCAGCATCCTTAATTATCCTCTCCAATGCATGCTCAGAGCCTTGCTTAAAATGATTAATAATCCAGCCCTTAACTGGTATTAACAATGGATGTAGCTCAATGTCCCAGTCACTAATTAGTTCACCGTCAGCAACATGGATCCTGTGGGTTCCTTTAAATGGTCCACTAATGAAATTAAACAACACTCCATCATTACTAACTTTAACGTAAGCATCACCGTGGTTTAATGGTCCATTGAAGGCGAATTTAATGTAGACATGTAGCGTGTCTTCACTTCTATCAATTATCTTCACTTCTCTATGTCCATGCCAGTACTTAGGGTAATCCTCAACATTAGATATTATACCTAAAACCACGTCCTTGGAGGCTTTTACACTTTTTCTAACAGTGAAATGCACCATGAGTTTAAGGAATCGTTAACCGCAGTTAATAACTTATTCGCGCTTCACTAAAATGCGCTAGGTGAGGTTAAGTATTATATATGATTAAGTTACCCTTAAGTTTATTGAACTAGTGTTCGGCCTTTATTGTGGTTGATGGTTGCTTTTCAGTTTCATTGCCCCTTCCCGTGCTGTCTACGGGGATGTGGGGGGTTCATTGGGTGCCTTCCCTAAGGCTTCACAGTGGCACTATCCAATTAAACATCACAATAAAAGCCTATAAACTTCATGATTACCTATAGCATTAAGAGAACTAAAAAATAACGAATAGCTACGTAAAAACGTTACAGACTCATGCCTTTTAACTAGGTTCATCAGTATTAACCCCTTGAAGACGCTCATATATATCTCAGCTGGTTCAGCTGAATGCAGTCTTAGTCTTTAATGTTCCTAGTATACATGGACCTCAATGGGCAAGTATAATCCTTAATGCCTTAGAACCCCGAAGTATTACTAAATCATGTGCTGGATTAATGAAGATGTCCTCATCTTTCAGTAATCTTAATTAGTAAAGTACCATTGGGTTCACGACGTCAGCTACAGCATGCACTGACGCTAATAGGGTATAGATTAACCTAAAGATATAGTAAGTGAGCTAAATTACCTAGCCATATTTAATACTGCGTACTTTACTATTGGGTCAGGAATTCTGTATTTATCATTCACTTCAATTAGAAAACCCATCTTCACAAGGTTCCTTAAATCCCTTGATAATGTTGCATTCGTTGGCCTTCTACCTGTCTTAGCCATTACATACCTTAGAATATCACTCCACTTGGCTTCCTCAAGTGTCGCTGTGGCTTCCATTATGTATTGGTAATACTGGCTTCTTGAGTATAATTCCTCAATTTCACTCTTGACCATGTTAATGCCTAATTCCTTAACCTCATCCAGGGCCTCTAAGCCTTTATCTAAGTATAACTTACCAAAGTAGGTTAACCAACCAACAATACCATCTAATTCATTCACTGCCTTTTCCCAAACATAATCCTCAACATTAGTATTTAACTCGGCGAATCCTCTTCTCAGGAAGTCAATGGACTTTTCCCTATTGAATGGCGTTAACTCCGCAGTGAAGAAGTATCTACCGTATAATTCTGAAGATGGATCATCAATACCAAGAAAATCATGCAGTAAGCCAACTTCACTACCAGTAAGAACTAGTGTTATGTTCCTGAGGTTATCATAAATGTAGGCCAATAGCGGCCTTAGGCCTGAGGTTGAGTACCTAAGGTATTGGGCTTCATCAAACACTATTATTATTCTTTTTCCAACATCATTTAACGCATCAAACACCCTCACTATATTATTTCTAGTCTCCGAAGGCCTTAACCTAATTCCAACAGAACCTAAGGATAAGTCTACATCCTTAATTAAGTCCTTAAGCCTCTCCTTAAAGCTTAACTTACCTAATGATGATTTAAGTTCATCGTAAATCCTTTCCACTGGTACCTTCTTTGAAACATTGTCATAAAGCTTCCTAACATCTATGAATAAGTAATCCATGCTTAGTGAATTCAATACGGAGAGGACTAAGCTTGATTTACCGATTCTCCTTAAGCCAAGAACTAGGATTAATCTCTCATTGATACCTTTCTTAAATCTCTCAATTTCAAGTTACCTATCGTAAAGTTCACTTAGTGATATCTTTGGTTCAGTGTTGAAGAGCAAGTATCACCCCCGATACTTAAACTTTATGTAATGTTAACCCATGCCGCTGACTCAGGGGAATTGTAGAATCAGTGGGCCCGCCGGGATTTGAACCCGGGACCTTCCGGTTATGAGCCGGACGCTCTACCATGCTGAGCTACGGGCCCTATAACCTATGGTTGCCTAAGACTTTTTAACTTTTACCTCAGGCGACTTTTTAAACCATTCCCTTAATTAAACAAGCCTCACCATTCAAGACCCATGACACCCACAATACCCTTATCATAGTAGTGCTTAATGGGCTTAAACTCAGTTACTAAGTCAGCTAACTCAAGGAATTCACTTGGTGCATTACGCCCTGTTAAAACAACGTTAACTTCATTGGGTAGTTTCCTTAAACCATCAATAACCTCACTGCTGGTCAATAATCCACCTTCAACCGCGTTGTTGACCTCATCTAGTATTAATAGGAATGGCTTAACCATTATGCTTCTTTCAATGGCCTTACTGAAGACATCCCGAGGGCTTCTCAACGCCTCCTCACTCATGTAATACACCTCAACCAGGTCACTCATCTTGAGTAATGCAGAGTACTCGCCAACCCACTGTCCCCTATAGATTAGGGTCTTCATAACATGCGCAACTATAGACTTCAATCCATGCCCATAAGCCCTCAGCACTAGACCCAATGCAGCAGTGGTCTTACCCTTACCATCACCAGTGTAGACTAGTATTAGACCCATAGATTAAGCATTGTACTTACGTAGTATAAAAACATTAAGATCCTGAAGCATTAAGCCCTATTTCCCATAAGTAATTGGCTCCTTGCCTCACTGATTCTTGAGTTTAACATACGTCAACTTCTGGGTGCTCAGTGAGTTTAAACCTAGTGGGTTTAACGACCCTCAATTATTGTAGAACACTCCATCGTCCCGTTAATGAGGGGGTAAGCTTAATAATGATGATTACGTTAAAATGCAGTATATTAACCTACTGTTTAGTGGGTTTTCCACCCTTAGTTGCTATGCCCTGCGCCTCCTTCCATGCTTCATATTCACTGGGTTCTATACTGGCCCAAATCTCCCCAAGGGTTACGTACTTTAAACCAGGCCTAGGCTTAAGCATTGAGCCTGGGATTACGTACACCTCCCTATTACTGTACTCGCTTGGTACACCCATGTATATTCTTATCCTTTTCAAGGCTATCTTACCCCTACTCCGCTTGTACGGAAGCATGCCCCTGATGATTCTCCTGAGGATCCTGTCTGGTCTCCTAGGCCACTTGGGGCCAACCTTCTCTGGATTATAATGGGTCCTGATTTCACTCATCCTCCTCTTAAACCAGTCAATGACCATGTTCCTATCACCGGTTATAACAGCATTCTCAGCGTTAATTATGATGACCCTCTTACCCTGCAGCGCTAACTTAGCAACAACTGTTGCTAATCTACCTGCAACGTGATTTGACGCATTAATCACTACCTCATTCTCCTTGGGTAATTCACCCTTATTAAGCACCTTGACCTCGCTCATAACTTAACCAAAGCACACTGGCAGGGGGCCTTTTAAATAATTTGCATCATTAATGCCTGACCCCAGTTAAGTTATTGTTTCGCCTTCAGGTAACGAAAAATTAATACTATACAGTGTGTTCAGTCCCTTTAATTGGGTTTATTCTAATTTATTAATTCAAGAAGTTAAACTAGGCATTAAAAGCTTAAATAACCCTTAGAGGAATATAAGCGTATTATGCTTAACTTCAGGAAGGGTCAAATGAGCGCTATTGAGGCCATAGTAGTGGTGGTTATTATTGCATTAGCAGTAGTAGTGTTCATTAGGTTATTCCCCAGTTACCTACCCACTGCAGGCAGTGAGATTAATACACTTCAACTTGATGCGATGGCTCAAAGCCTACTAAGCTACATAGTCACTAACCCAGGCAATCCAACGTACTGGGGCTTAAATGCGAGCCTAATGAGTGCTTTTGGCCTAGCCTCAACTGGGTCAGCCTACTCACTGGATCCATTTAAGGTTCTTCAACTAGTCTACTGGGATTACGCTAACAACGCCAGTGTTGCTGTGTCGCCAAGTAACCTTAGGGGTTACTGTAGTATTAGCCAGATAAATGGCGTGGGTTTTAAGCAGTTCCTAAGCCAATACGGTATCAGCTACGTTTCATTGAATTACCTATGGTTATTTACAGTTGGTTACCCAACCAATTGGGTAATTAGTTATAGCCAAGTTAAGCAACTGCTCGGCCTAGGTAATAGGTACGACTTTGTGATTATTATTCACCCACTCTACATGATAAGGGTGATTAATATGTCCTCAAGCATAGCGTACATTAAGGTTACCGACTACTCCACAGGTGCAGCAATACCTAATGCGACAGTTACAGTGCAGTACTTCATAGCATCATTAGCATCCAAGGGCAACAACTCAGTATTCTACCAAGGTTACTCCTCATCAATAACCAACTCCAATGGAGTGGCTTCAGTTAACTTACCTGCACCCTTTAATCCAAACAATTACTACTACATGGTTATTACAGCCCAGACGGCCGGGTTAAAGGACTACGCCTACTACCAATACCCCGCAGTCCAAATACCACTATTATTGGTGGGTATAATGCCATTAATTAACAGTAATGGCTACAGCGTAATATTCACTGACCCACATATATTCACTAATTGCCTACTAGGCGTGAGCTTAAGTAATCCAAGCCAATCTGCATTAGGCTTAAGGATAGTTGCAGTGTATAAGTCAATATACAACTTCACCACAATGAGCATAAACTTCACGTTTAACCCATCGGAAGGCAATAATAGTTACCCAGTGCCATGCAATTACCTTAGCGCTAGTAATACGCCGAACTACTCAGCATGCTACTGGAACCTACCCAGCACACCAATGCTCCTGCTTGTCTGGATACAGAGGAATAGCCAGGGAGAAAGCGGTTCAGTTCCATTAAGCCAATTACTCGTCATACCCCTAGGCTACAACCCAGACCTATATTTAGTTAATAGAACAATAATCTTCGGTTACCCGGTTAAGTACGCACCCACCGGTGTATCTAGGGCGTTAGTCTACATTGGTGATGCAGCCTACGTGATTAAGCTCTACCTATACTACAGGGGTAATGCCTTCAGTGGACTGGGGGTGAGTTAAATTGAGGGGTCAGGCTGTAATACTTATTGCACTAGTCATAGTCCTGGCCGCCTTAGCCCTAGCTGTAGTGTTCAGGGTTTTCGCAATGGCTCCCGCGTACGTTTACCAGAGGAGCATATACTACGTCTTTAAGTATAACCCACTCCTAGTGACTCAAGGCTTAACACTAAGCATGAATACTGCAGTAGATTCCTTCGCAATGAACTTCAGTAGATTCATGCTTAACTACGGTATAGCAATGTACCTTCACGTCTTGGCTGGGTGGACACCATTACCAACATCATTACTAAGCATGCTTCAACAGGAATTCAACCTAATAATCAACACTGCCTACGCACCAACAGGCCTAGCTGTGCCGGTTAAGCAGCCTAATTTCAACATGTCAATGTTCACCGACTTCTACGGTGCCCTAGGGGTACCTGGGTTAAGCATGATTTACACTGGGGGTAATGGTTCAGGTATTTACGTGGGTATTAATCAAACGTTCAACATGCCTACATTAGGTATCTATAACTTAACCCTAGCCAGTTCATTAAACCTAACAGGCGTATTAATTAAGCCAAGTTCATCAACATGCAATGCACAGCCAATCCTCACCCAGTACACGGCAACCTACTACTGCACTTATAACTTCACCCTGAATTCACCATCAGCCTATAGGTACATTTGCATTGGCCCAGGGGTCAATAAAACTGGGGGCACTAATTCAGCCTGGGCTTACTTAACCAGTGGTTCAGGAGTATATGGTGCAGTATTACTTTATCCAGTCGATGAACTAGATGCATCAGGTGGATTCAGAATAAGTGCATTATTTAGGATAACTAACCCAAGTAGCTTTAATATTGCCTTAAGTTTCCTAGACCCATACCCACCATCCAATGCATTCTCATTAACTGGGTACAGTATTGCTTGCTCACCAAGCTCTATTTCAAGTAATAAAATTACACTGCAATGTAATGTATACGCTGGTTCTAATCTAATTGCAAGTCCATCCGTTAAGTTATCATTACCATTGAATGCAATTAATGTTACCATCCAAGTAAGGAGCATTAGTGGGGGCCCATTCTCAAGTAACCCCACGGCTACTGCTAATTTCTACATTAATGGTTCATTACTAAGGAGTTTAACAATAAGCTTACCTTCATGGCATAGCGTATTTTCAAGCACCTTTAATGAGTATGCGTATGAGTTATATGGCCTAGATAGTTATACAAATTCACCACTGGGTTCATGGGTCACGGTCCTTAACCTAACCAATTCAAGGATAATGCAAGTCACAGTTAGGCTTAGGCAGAACTACACCCTTATAGTTAACCCAATAATAGCTGTTAGCCTAAATAATGCCCCAGCATTGGGTTCAACACTTAGTTTAGCCTATGTTAAGCCTGGCGTTGGCTTAAGGACACTTAACATTAGTTACGTTACGTGCAACATAACCTCAAACGCAATAATGTATGAGGTTAATTTAAGTAATGTGAACCCTAGTATTATTGGGTATCCTTATAGTCAATTACTTATCCTAGTTAATTATTCAGGAATATCACTAGTGATTAATCCATGGAACCCAAGCGCATTAAGAATATATGGAGTAAAGTATGGTGGTTACGTACCACGTGGCTACTCATCAACATCTATGGTGGGTTACTATATTCAAGTCTACAATACGGTTACCGGTTCCTTAACAAACATTGCATATTTATGGAATGGAGGGGTGCCAACTGTCTTAACAATATATGAGGGTACATCAGTAATGATTAACTATGGTTTTTTAACAACAATATACTTGGTTAATGTGTATCCTTCATTAAACGTGAACATATACCCTAGCATAGTTAGTTCACTTAAGTTATATTCATTTAATGAGGCGATTTATAATGTTCCCCCGGGATACCTCGCCCTTGATGAGACAGCACCATCATCTAATCTTAATCCAGGCCTTATAATTAGCTTCAAGTATCTACCTAGTCAAACACTACCAATAACCTACATTAATACGACAATCACCAACTGCGGTAATAACTTTGCACTACTACTGTATTATACCCCTGGTGTGGGGTATGTTTACTATGGTAATGGTGGTGGTCAATTATGTTAATGAGGGGTCAAGCCAGGTTAATTGAGGCCTTAGCAGCAGTAATAGTGATAATTGTGCTCCTCTCAATGCTTCCCCTGCTCTTTAAGTCACCCCTCACGCCGCTTAGGAGTCAGGTTCAGGTTAGCGTCAGCCAGTATGCCTACAATTCATTGTACACTCTGGTCACTAACCCATTATTCATAAATGCCCTCAGTAAGGGTAATTGGAGTGTTATACATTCACTGGCATCCGCCATAATTGGGCCTCAGTATAATTGGTTCATTGGGCTTGAACCCCTTTACAAAGCCTTAACCATAAGCTCATACAAGGTTACGCGCAGTTACGTAGCCTTAAACATAACCCTAGTACCAAGCCCAAGTACATACGGTGGTTACGCCTTAATTGACCTACCAGTCCTCCTAATTAATCAGGGCCTACCCCTCAGCTATAGGATAAACACCAGCGTACCTATGGCTAACGTATTCATGGTAGACAGTAGTGGTAAACCGGTTAACTGGTGGTTAATGAGTTATAATTACGTTACTGGGGATGCCTTAATCTGGGTGAACGCTAAGTCAAGTACATTATCAATCATTGTCTCAAGGAATGGTTCTGTCCCATATAACCCAGTACTAGGCCAATACTGCAGTAACCCCTACTGTCCACCCTACGGTGGTTTAAGTTCATTCATGGCTAATGCGCTTAATTTACCAGTAACCAGCTACAATAATGGAGTAAACGTGCTTACTAGCCAATACGGCTTAAACCAGTACTGGTGGTTTAATGGGTACACAGTCGTATGCGCTGGTTACTACTCATTATCAAGTAATGTACTTACATTTAATGTTCCTCAATCATCATCAGCATCATGCAGGTTAATTAACCCATTAAACACGGGAATATACACAACCTTAATTGGGCAATTGATAAGTGTAATACCTGGGTCAACATTAAGCATAGGCTTAAATTACCTGGTTACAGTGTATAATGGGTCAAGTAGCTATACGGTTCCCATACCTGTCGTATTAAGCTTAACGTATTATATCAATGGAACGGTTAATTATTCATTATACGTTAATGGCCAATCCGTTTACAGTGGCAATGGGCAATACGTGTACTTATTCATGGTAACCCTACAGCCTGTGGTTAACCCAGGGGTATGTAGTAATGGTTACTCATTGTACTTTACATTAAAGGAATCGGTAGACATCTATGATTACGTCTCAATGACCCATAAGCTAATAAGCGGCCTATACCAATCGCAATGCCTACCCCTCACATACAATGGTGTAGCCTCTGCATCAATTACAATTACTGGGGTAACCTTAACATTAAGTTCCCCATCTCAACCCGGTGTGAATTACGCCTATAATTCTACAGTGAAGATTTATGATTTAACCACTACACCGCAGGCCACTTCAGCTGTAGTTACGGGGACTTACTTCAACTATGCGATAACTAGTAATGTTATTCCACGGAATTACGCATACAGTATTCCTGGGCTACTGTTCACTCCAACGGCCGGCGCATTCACTGTTATTACGTTACCTAATGGGACATATTATTTAATTGCCCTAGAGATACAGGAGGTGAGTGGTGGCTAATGCCTAGGGTTGGTCAATCTAACATCATTGGGACTGTTATATTAATTGCTGCTGTCTTAGCCATATCATCAGTCTTCCTAATGTACGCGATGGGTAATTTCAATAGGGCTGCTGCGTCAGCAGCATTGTCCCAGGTTGAATCCTTCCTAACGAATGTTGCAGATGATGTTGAGGCGTCAATGTATGTCCCCGGGACAGTGCTTGTGTACCCAGTACCATCGACTGGTTATGGTTCATTCAACTTGATTAATAGGTACTGTAATTACACAATTAAGGGTTACGGTAACTTCACCAGCGGCGCTGTTGTCTACGGTATTCCACCCGGCTTATTATCATACCCAGTTAACTTCATTAATGTAATTAGGGGTGGTTATGGTAATGGGTTACCAAGCACCACCATTGACAACCCTATTGTTAATAATTCAGCTGCACCACTAGTGTCAATAGTTCAATTCGGCTACGGTAAGGTTCTTAATGTGAATTATGGCACTTACCTAGTCGTCTTCCCAAGGGTTATGATTGTTGAGAATCAACCAACCGCCTACGTTTACGTTCCAGTGTTTAATACGGTGGTTAACCCATCCTTAAGCTCTAGGGGTACTTTAATAATTAACGTAACTAGCGTTAAGTCCACAATAGTCTCACTGCCAAGTGGCTCATCAGTAACGGTAAGTGGACTCTGCGGCGGTGGCTTAGGTGGATTAATTACTGTCAGTAATCTTAACAGTATTGACATTATTGTGATTAACATGACTGTGACCTACAGGTGATGCTATGGATGTAATAGGTTACGTCATAATAACGGTTGCCTTAATCACCATTGCGGGATTAATGTACTACTACGTTAACTACTACATAACCTACAACATGCTTAACGTTGCATCTTACCTGGAGTCACTAATATATAATGCTATCATTCATGAGTTTCAAACGGCCGTTGCCCTAGCGTCCCTAAGCCAAGTCACTGGTTCATTCCAATACCAGTTAACGCTACCAACAGCAACTTTACCTGGTCAGGGGATTTCACTATACTACACTATTACACTGTATCCAGGTTACTTAAGTAACGGTGATGTGGGGTTATTCCTCAACATTACCGTTAAATTATCCTCAAGCAGCATTAGCCTTAGTTTTAGGAAAAATGGATTAGCGGTATTATCATCCCAGCAGCCTGTTGTGATAGATGCCTTAAACTGCATCAACTCCTCAACCCCAGTCACGTTAATTAACCCTAACTGGGGCACGTTACCGAACCCACCACCGTCATGTACGTGGAGTAGTTCACTTGTAATGAATGGTTTAGCCTATCTTAATATTACTAAGGCTGGTTAAGTGAAGAACCTCTGCTTAACCTCCTCCTTCTCGGCATTGTAGAGCTTAGTTATGAAGTCATTGAAGTCCTCCGACCCATCTGATGATAGGAATTCCTCAGCCCTACGTAGGCTTATCCTACTGGCTATGGCCATTAACCCCCTCCAACCATACTTAGTAACTAATTCACTTGCCTTCACCAGTCTCTCATAGTCATCACCATTACCCCTCTTAACTATTGCCGTAACCTTATCAGGCTCCATCTTTGATGCAGTCAACTTAACTGAACCGCACCTGGGGCATTTTAAGTCCTTAATCAAGTCCTTAACCTTACCAATGTAGACGTTACCGCATTCAAGGCATGCTAGGGTTAATGGTTCATTAAGTAGCCTAGCCTTCACGCTCTCTATTATTAACCTATCCAGCCTCTCAGGGGCAATCACCTCAAGCCTACTACTCGCCTTACTGAGTATCTCCCTAGCCATTGGACTGAACTCGCTTCCCTCAATTACAGTTACTTTAATTGACCCATCTAGAATTGACTTAAGAACCCTCACTGCCCCATCAACATCAAGGTCACTTGTTATGAATTCCCTTAAAGCCTCAACGTAGACTGGCGTATCCTCAAGGGCCTGTATTAGGTTTGTTAAGCTAATGTCTGAGACTGACTTATCACTCTTAATTACATTAAACCTCCTAGCCACGTGAACTATCTTCCTCTTGAATAAGCCAGTCTCAAGGGCTATCCTCTTAACGTACTGGAGGAACTCACTCATGTTTAAGTTAGCTAACGCGTTCAGTGACTCAATTATGATGCTTGACTCAACCTTGCCGGGTAATTGAAGTATTATTGCGTATGGGTCCTG
Encoded proteins:
- a CDS encoding ATP-binding protein; this translates as MERFKKGINERLILVLGLRRIGKSSLVLSVLNSLSMDYLFIDVRKLYDNVSKKVPVERIYDELKSSLGKLSFKERLKDLIKDVDLSLGSVGIRLRPSETRNNIVRVFDALNDVGKRIIIVFDEAQYLRYSTSGLRPLLAYIYDNLRNITLVLTGSEVGLLHDFLGIDDPSSELYGRYFFTAELTPFNREKSIDFLRRGFAELNTNVEDYVWEKAVNELDGIVGWLTYFGKLYLDKGLEALDEVKELGINMVKSEIEELYSRSQYYQYIMEATATLEEAKWSDILRYVMAKTGRRPTNATLSRDLRNLVKMGFLIEVNDKYRIPDPIVKYAVLNMAR
- a CDS encoding heavy metal translocating P-type ATPase, which produces MSSGLREIKVGLNFREGTRRVTFKIVGMHCATCSLTVQKALLSVPGVLAADVSLANDEAVVVVDPGKVNYADLLNAVERAGYDIYREEATIGVKGLSPGDEVSILSEFRIPGVFDVRVNLAYSEVKVVYNPLELSEAGLVKVIGDLGFRVTYVKTGSSGFDIDRRAAEADLRDLRIRLLVSAPLTSIIMIMVWVLQPMGIMPSNLTLWIGLALATVVEFYPGWRFIRGALRAFSNRTANMDTLVALGTLTAYIYSLLYALHVVGGEAFLDSGPAVITLILLGRWLEAKVRLRAASTVRSLAQLIPGKARVLTNRGEVEVSVNEVKPGDAIIIRAGETIPVDGVVNEGGGHVDESTMTGEAEPRLRKPGDVVLAGTRLLDGYLIIRATRTGEFRLIAQIAKLAREAQAARLPIQSIVDKVSAYFTWVIIAVAVATFTAWLSLRAPLYLAVLHMASVLVVACPCALGLATPMSIMVGVNRAAQEGVLVKRGEALEKLNRVRVIAFDKTGTLTEGEPRVVKAMMDKEHLTLAASAEYPSSHPLAKAIVKYAESVGVKPINVSEFNQLEGMGVIAVVEGKSVGVGNARLIEGMEAKVNPEFTRLAETIGSEGYTPLFVVVDGEVKGMIVVGDPLRANAPEVIKEIKELGLRTVMITGDAEGPAYAVAKVLGIDEVYAGLMPSDKSKVVRDLKAKYGSVAVVGDGVNDAVALNEADVGIAMGTGSDVAKEAGDAVLVLGELKAVPRLVKLSKAVVSNIKFNITYAFAYNTVLVPVAAGLIPGLTLRPELAGLAMALSSLTVTLNAYSIRLRRI
- a CDS encoding Ig-like domain-containing protein, with the translated sequence MLNFRKGQMSAIEAIVVVVIIALAVVVFIRLFPSYLPTAGSEINTLQLDAMAQSLLSYIVTNPGNPTYWGLNASLMSAFGLASTGSAYSLDPFKVLQLVYWDYANNASVAVSPSNLRGYCSISQINGVGFKQFLSQYGISYVSLNYLWLFTVGYPTNWVISYSQVKQLLGLGNRYDFVIIIHPLYMIRVINMSSSIAYIKVTDYSTGAAIPNATVTVQYFIASLASKGNNSVFYQGYSSSITNSNGVASVNLPAPFNPNNYYYMVITAQTAGLKDYAYYQYPAVQIPLLLVGIMPLINSNGYSVIFTDPHIFTNCLLGVSLSNPSQSALGLRIVAVYKSIYNFTTMSINFTFNPSEGNNSYPVPCNYLSASNTPNYSACYWNLPSTPMLLLVWIQRNSQGESGSVPLSQLLVIPLGYNPDLYLVNRTIIFGYPVKYAPTGVSRALVYIGDAAYVIKLYLYYRGNAFSGLGVS
- a CDS encoding cob(I)yrinic acid a,c-diamide adenosyltransferase — protein: MGLILVYTGDGKGKTTAALGLVLRAYGHGLKSIVAHVMKTLIYRGQWVGEYSALLKMSDLVEVYYMSEEALRSPRDVFSKAIERSIMVKPFLLILDEVNNAVEGGLLTSSEVIDGLRKLPNEVNVVLTGRNAPSEFLELADLVTEFKPIKHYYDKGIVGVMGLEW
- a CDS encoding 50S ribosomal protein L13; amino-acid sequence: MSEVKVLNKGELPKENEVVINASNHVAGRLATVVAKLALQGKRVIIINAENAVITGDRNMVIDWFKRRMSEIRTHYNPEKVGPKWPRRPDRILRRIIRGMLPYKRSRGKIALKRIRIYMGVPSEYSNREVYVIPGSMLKPRPGLKYVTLGEIWASIEPSEYEAWKEAQGIATKGGKPTKQ
- a CDS encoding SRPBCC family protein, producing the protein MVHFTVRKSVKASKDVVLGIISNVEDYPKYWHGHREVKIIDRSEDTLHVYIKFAFNGPLNHGDAYVKVSNDGVLFNFISGPFKGTHRIHVADGELISDWDIELHPLLIPVKGWIINHFKQGSEHALERIIKDAESHSGKANT